Below is a genomic region from Eupeodes corollae chromosome 1, idEupCoro1.1, whole genome shotgun sequence.
atgaagcctcttatgttgtctgaacctgtccattgACGAATCcattcttcgttggattagaaattttctgtCAAACTGTTTAATATAACTTCTTGAACAGAAtggtgtagctgtagctgttgcctgtagcactgtcaaagttaaaagatacgaaaatagtatacatcgacacaatgagaagctgtagctgtagcagtAGCTGCAGCGCAAGTTgactcaactttaacttttggcgaCGCTACAAGCTACATTTGAGATGACAGATGGGGAAACCCATTTCATTCtttgacttttcactttttttttgggagcgttcaatgcatttgagaattttttctgattttgtaacttttttatagtATGTTACCATACAAATTCAGACTACACACCAAATCATACACACGTTAGTTGTGATTTGTGAAAGAGATTTCAAAGAGGAAAGATCAGAATGACTGACGTTGAAGCTTCCGCGTTAATCAATGTTCCTTCGATTTGGGTTTCCTGATCCTTAAGAAACTCCAATTCattaaaatactacaatgttGGTATATGTAGAGAGTCAGTAGGTAGACGGTAGGATGAACGCAAcgacattatttttctttttatcacaTTTATTGTTGCCTGGCTTTCAaagtctttatatttttttacaaaaattttccaAGCTTCTTTTTTTATCGCGATTTTAATATTCGCTAAATTTTATTTGCAAGATTCTGGAAGGTTTCTGTACAAATCTATAAAAGATCGCCAGAATTCACAATCCTGAATTGTCATTTGAACAACATGCGACGCACCACACTCAACAACGATTCACATGCAACTGAATAGCAAATGTGAGCGCGCATCCCCATACACATCACACCGATTGAGACACCgacacaaaaaaatcaaaatcttttgattttactCGCTCCGTGTCTCACACCGAAAATCGGTGTCGACACAAGCCCACACACAGCACACATTTCCGCACACCGACACAAGTGTGAACACAAGTGTGGTGTCTATGGACCCCTTAAATTTGTTTGGACGGATTTAAGTCAGACAAGATAATTGCTGGTAAGCCCGAGGGCTCTGTTATTGTCGCCAATCCTCTTagtattttttatgaatagtctcctttttttataaaacatctCAAAACCTCCGTGGTGTAACAAAAGGCTCgctcatttaaaataatttaaaaacaaatcatttgcgaaatataaaatgtcaaacGCCGTTGGAtgacaaacattaattttgtaaactttgtaaaaaaattcaTGGTTCTCAGAAAATACTTGCACAGGAATTATATTTCGAATATGGAGcttaatttgaaaagtgatcCGAAACGATTCTGGAGtttaattaattctaaaagGAAATCAATTGGCATTCCAACTACGATGAATTTTAGAGGGAATAATTCTACtgacattaataaaacttgatCTTTTTGCTCAATCTTTTGAATCAGTTTACTCAACTTCACAAGGAAACTTGGATTTTCTTTCATATAATATCCCTAAAGTAGATATTGGCTCAATACCCTCAGAATTATCTGAAGTATTAAATGGTCGTAAACCCAATTACATTCCTGGTGTCGATGGCATTTCTGCTCTAGTTCTGTATGCTTTCCATTGCAAATTGTATTCAACTTATCTTTATCGTCCGGAATATTTTTGGACGAATGGAAATCTTCTTTTCTGATCCCAATTTATAAGTCTggttcgaaaaataatgttggaaATTACAGAGGCATTTGTAAGCTGTCCACAattcatagaggaaatatattatcctCTATGCCACAATTCCTAAGTTGTTCGAAAGTTTAGTAAATACCAAACtggattttttcgtaaaagaacATGTAAGTGATGCCCAGCATGGGTTTATATCGGGTAGATCAACTGTCACTAATCTTGCATGTTTTTCCTCTTTCGTTATTAATTGTATAGTAGGTCAAAATTAAGTGGACGCTATCTACACGGATTTAAGTAAGGCATTTGATTCTGTATGTCACAACATACTGCTTCGTAAGCTTCATAACTTTAGGATTCACTCTAATCTCCTTCAAtggatttcatcttttttaactgatagggtacaaaaagtaaaacttgacaATCACACCTCGAGATCTATTAAATGTACctcaggagttccccagggcagtcatcttggcccacttttatttataatctttatcgatgatatttgtaaaaacataaaatttagcCAATGTCTTATAcgtatatgctgatgatcttaaataatttttaaaagtgaattccatTTATGATTGCTTTAATCTCCAAATAGACCTTGATCATTTATCAAACTGGTGTTTGTTTACCTGAGTTTGCATATTCTCTTGATTGTATCCCTCTTCAGAGAACTGCTACAGTAAAGGACTTGAGTGTCTCACATGGATGCTATTAGATGATTAGATCATTACTTGAGTTTGCTGATGTCATATGGAATCCTTTCCAACAAACATTTTCGGATATAATTGGGAAAAATCTGAATCGTTTCACAAAatgtgttttgtaaaatgcTCTGGAATTTTTGTCCAAATTCTTAAGCTCGGACGTAATCTTCTGGATCTGAAATCTCTCAAATCTCGAAGAACTATTCATGATATAATGTTTGTGCGAGATATTTTATGTTACCATATAAATTGTCCTAACCTTCTatcgttaatttgtatttatgcccCGATTAGACCATTAAGAGAAAGATACCTTCTTTTTCAACCTAAGCATAGGACAAATTTTAGAACAAACGAACCagtttcaaggtcaattagGGAGTTCAACGAAGTAATTAGTCATATTGACAAAGCATGGCctagaaataaattcaaaattgatttgtattatctatttttaagaatttaatcataaattgtaaattatttattttttgtatatacctatgtatttattcttttttttgcatcTGTTGAGCCTGTAGCTCGtagattaaacaaataaataaatatctggTGGCCTGACAAATCACGCTTGAATTTTCTATCCATTCCCACGGTCGCTCAATATCATTTATCGGTGCATAAAGGTAAATGCTCTGGAACTTTGAAGATTCATAATACTAAATTCTTAgagttaattttattaagtaaGTTCTACCAGCTTCTCTCGTAGAACATCCTTAACTAGGCTATATAAATATTCATGCGTCAGACCAGTTAATATGTGATCGTAGTTATAAGATCGAAACATTCATAACAAATTGAAATTCTTATAATCCGTAGTTGTGGCGTTAGGAAGTTCTTGAAGAAGCTTTATTCGCTTCTCATAAAACAGCATGTCATCATAAGACTCCCAGCCGAAGTTAATGTTTACCAACCGTTTTTATGttaattgaaattgatatcGCTTTATTCATAGGtataataatgtattttttaatattatagttTGTCTGTTTTCTAACAGTTTTCTTTTTCCAATGTtaccaaaatatatatattgaaaaattcaatcgaagtttatattcaaagaatatacaaaataaaaataatagtcaATTATACACACACTACACAatattaacttaaatatttaacaaccaacatatttttcaatatcagcATCGTTCGAAATCATTTTGGTTTTCTTGAATATGTCACTCACAAAGTCTTTACATTTATCTTtgtctgaaaaaataaaagaggatTTTTTTAAAGGGAACTTTTGAAAAAGATTAAACTCTTCTTAAGTTAACTTACCTAATTGTTTAGAATAAACCAAATGAGATATTTTCTTAGCAACTGCTTTGAATACCTCCTTATTTGCAATGTTAATCTTATAGTAGGGATTTAAGCACTTGACAACGTGATCACCAACGGttgctttgaattttttcattgtttCGAAATCTTGCTTTTGCTGgctgatttttctttctttattagTCGCGGTTGAATCTCTCTTGTTTGTGTCGTTCTTATCATTTCTCGTTGGTACCTCAGAGGTACTTTTCGCATTTTCAGAATGTGGcacctttttttcaactagtcCCCTAGTGTTACCCCTTTCTTTCCTTTCTCTGTGAGTTGTGGATGAATCCTTTTTAAGTGTACCGTTCCTATCATTTTTCGTTTGCATCTCGGTGTTACTTTTTGAATAATCAGAATATGGCGCCTTACTTTCAACTCGTCCGCTGGTACTAGGTCTTTCTGTTTTCAAGGAAGAGCTGTCCTTGCACATTTTTGTAAGTTCTTCACTCAAGCTTAATCTGTGTTCTACTTTTGGTCTTTTAATTTTGACGTCGTCATCAACGTCATCAGTGTTCACGTTAGGTGATAGAAAGCGTTTTGTGGATGGTGGTTCTTTTTCCATTGAAGAGCTAGCTTTTGAAGTCAAAGTTTTAGGTTCATGTACATTGTTCTCATGCTCTGGAGAACTTTCAATAGTTATGAACTCTGAAAACTTTGGCTTGAATGCATTCTTTTCAGGTTTCACATAATCGTCTTTGAGAGTGTTTTCATTGTGTTTGCTTTTGCTATGCGAAATTCTCTTCTGAGCCTTAAACAGAACTGACGCCTTGACAAAGGCTGGCTGTGTGGTTTTATCGATCTCTTCTTCTTCTGAATGCTCAAGCTCTTTTTTAACAAGAGCTGATGCTTTTACAAAACTAGAAGTAGCATTGAGCTCCTCTTTAAAGTCTTCGTCCTCATCATCAgtttcttgttcttcttttatttctttgatatgATGTGAACCCTGATCCCTTGGAGATTTCTTTGATTTGTCTTCGAAAAATGAACTGATTTCGGTTTGTTTGTGTGGATCCTTTTTGTAACTGGATTTCTTATTCAATTTCGACTTAGAAGCAGCAATTGTTCTTTTAACTTCATCAGACGCTGAGTCTTGTAAGTCTTTCAATTTTTGCTCATAATACTCAACGGAGCCGCCGTGTTTGTTGATTTTCTTTGGGACGTAATCCTTCATAGGAGGGAAAATTCGGAGTTCCAAAGTGCATTTTCGAATCGCAGACAtctaaaacataaatattaaacaaaacacttttggaaaaagaacttggaattcaaaaattggaaatttctttaaaattcaaactatgaacaactaacaactaacattCATTTGTTCGGTTCTTTGAGAATAAATTTATTGGATAGGAATCTCACCTCTTTAGCCACGCTGTGTCGATAGATATTGACAACCTTGTTGGTAGTGAAGCACTGAtactcgatttcttttgcaattTCCTCGAAATCCCTGTACTTCAGGTCATGCGTGGGTCGTTCATCAGCGATGGCACACTTTTCAACATTAGCCTTTAGAACATCTATCAACGTAGTTAGGTAGTTCTCACGCAAGCTATTTTTCAATCCAGCTACTTTGGTCTCCGTAGCTTGCGCTTGCTTCACTCGGGACATCTGTGCATCGGGTTCATTTTCCAACAATGTGGCGGCGGTGATTGCTTTGCGgatttcaaattgttttcttatGAAGTCTTCCGCATCCTTCTTGGCTTTTTTGTTCAGGGCCTCTCTACTTTCACCCTCATCACTATCGTGGCCCTCCGCAAAGCTTCTACCCCCTGCTCCATTGAAACCTGAACGACCACCTATTTCAAAACGATATGTAtgtaatcaattaatttaaaacttaactgtttttttcttaGATACCTTCATAGAGATCTGTAGTGTCCCGCAAACTTATGTCTGATTTAAATGCCGAGTTCATGGAGAGTCTATGGAAAGTGTCTAAAGCCTTTTCGATGTTTTTCGGATTTTTGCAGACGTCACATTGATtggtgcattttggaggaggatCTCCGAAGTAGTCGGAGAAGAGTTTATGTCTGCATCGAATAGATTCGCAGTATTTGACCATTTCGTCGAAGTTTTTCACAGCTCGAAGTGCATTCGCGTTCTCGGCGTTCTTGCTTCGATTCACATCATTCTGCAGAAGGAACGTTATAGACTTAACATCGTCTTTACCATAGTACAACCGACAATATGACTGTTTTCCATCTCGACCAGCCCTACCGGATTCCTGGTAGTAGGCCGCCACGTTCTGCGGGATATCCCAATGAATGACGAATCGGACTGTCGACTTGTCGACTCCCATTCCAAAACTGTTAGTGGCGCAAATGACAGTGTATTTGCCAGACATCCAATCTTCTTGTGTTTGGGAGCGTTCGGAACTTTTAAGTCCGGCATGGTACGCTATGGCctttactttttgtttagatatcCCATGAGCCACCCGTTCGGCTGCCTCACGTGTTCTGCAGTAGACGATACCACAACCTCGTTTCGAGGCTGGCAAACTCTTGTCCTCATCGCTCAGACAATGCAGAGCAAATTTGGCCAAATGGGCAAAGTCATCTTCGATGGAGTTCTTGAAAACTATGTCGTAGAATAAATTGACTCTGAAGCACGGTGTTTTAAACGTCGTCACAGGACACTTTAATTTCAACTGGGTGAGGATGTCATTGACCACATGTTTGGAAGCAGTTGCCGTCAGAGCGATCCAGGGGATGTGCAAGTACTTCTGCCGCAAGAAACCCAGCTTGAGGTAGTCAGGGCGGAAGTCATGGCCCCACTGGCTAACGCAATGGGCCTCGTCAACGGCTACAAACGCTAGTTTGTCATACTTGATTAAGTGACTGAGAAGCGATTGGAAGGATTCCGTGGCAGCTTGTTCGGGAGTTATGTACAAAAATCGTGTGGCGGGGTTGATACTTTTCAAATCGTTTATAACACGATCACGGTCTTTTGTggacatttttgaattaatcgATTCGGCTGAGATTTTGAGTTTTCCTAGATGATCGATTTGATCCTTGATGAGAGCAAGCAGGGGAGAGAAAACCAGTGTAATCTTCTTAGCCAAAAGGCCTGGCAGTTGAAAGCACAGAGATTTGCCAGACCCCGTCGGCATAGAGACGTAAATATCGCGATTCGCTGTAGAGTAGAAAttattattcaacaaaaacactatGGAAATATCTCTTCAATTACTGTTAATTGCGCATTTGACAGCTTTTTCTTGGagctcatttttgaattttgtatatccGAAATATTTTTGCAGGCCTGCATATATTTCTTCATCGGTTAAATCagacatttttccaaaaaaaagaggaagaatatcaaatttaagtaagcaaagaatttttaacaacacttttaatttttgacatttaaataataGGTTTAGGTGCAGTGCTGCCAATTTTTTTGTCGgcatttgttttgcttttttattgttgtttttggcgGTGTGATGAAATCACAATTTTGCAATATTGACATAGCACATGGATGGATTAGGAAGTGCAATATAGGTTGAAAGGTTCATTCACAattgtcttttatttataaggggttagttaaaggtattattagttttcatcattaaatattttgcttCGAGATATTAAAACAATTAGGAGAAATTAAGAGATTAGATAATTAAGTTTGCTATTTTCAGAGTCAAAACGAAGCCTATGAGTTgtggaaattttcttttataagattttCAGTTATAAGATCGTTTGCAATGAACAGCTGATTCCCTACCTCAtcagttttaatttcaaattttaaattcataatggattcaaatcaggaaatttagtttcaaacaacctgtcaaaaaaatacaattatattCATAGCCCCCTATAAATGCAACAGCAAACTCCGGACTTACGTCCAACGACGCTGTTGACGTTGCTGTTCGAGTGCTAAGTGGTTGAAATACGCTCTTAAACAATGGCCACCGCCGTTGCtgtttcaattcttttaagagTTAACAGTGGCTTCAACGTCAATATGTGTTTTTCCCGGGCTAGAACCATTcatactttttgatttttttactcACTCACTTTTTTGAGCTTAAGACAGCAAAgccaattattaaaatttcaaattttatatttaaggtttaattttcataactgaaaccaattattttgacagttcgtttaATTATCCTtttcataattgaaaaaatgtccCTGTTTTTTCTGAAAGAAATTATCGGAATTGCATTAAATTGAAAAGCAAAATTGCGGTAACTCTTAGGCtcggcgcgcacatgcaacttttagttttgaaactgtttggtttctaaactgagcactatagacttatgcgagagtccgcgcacatgcagaCATCATTCTGTCGCAGATCCGAGCAACTTTTGACACAAACTAGAAGATCACCTCAAATTAATTCATTAGTTTGTGTCACAAGGAATCATAGGTAACTGCGCAgacattcaactaaatcgttgaatcattttctgtaagtgcaagagagagaaaaatttagtttatgtttattgaatattggtttatttcgttaATTACTTtcggagttgcttatgtgcgcgatgtttgggcaactaacgatcgaaaaagttgcatgtgcgcgccaaGCCTAATaacagaaatgaaaaaatacgttttagcaaaaataaactttgcatTCAAGGTTTTTGtcctcaaaataaaattctttcagtgaTTTCCAATTTATACTCACAAATTAAAATGTCCATGCAAACAGGTATTTGTCctccaaaataatataaaaaaacaagaaggtATGAAAATGCTTCTAACAAGAAACATGCAAAGTtatagtttttaacaaaaaattatgtttagtttagaatcttttaaaattgcaaCTATACACAACTTTTCAATTTgtagttaaaacaaatttctcgTCACTTCTTTGTTTTCATCAAGACTTGCAATAAAAAGGTAGTCATCTACTTTTCTCGTGTAAAAGGTAACAAACAAGAGGTGTGGTCACACCGAATCAACTTCAACAGCAGATTCCATCCCGTTTTGTTCCAAACGTCAAAATAATctgtctaattttttttttcaactcgaTACTTTTTCCAACAAATCAAATCGAACAAGTCCGACGAGACTGACGGCAATCGGGCAGGCaggcaatttttaatttttagttgaaaattctTGAGACGTGCGCCGGGACGTCTATCGGGTGTGCTTGTCGCCTCCTTTATATTGTTTACAATAAATTTATCTTTTGTTTTACACCTCCAATAATTATTTACTTTGCTTTTTGGGCATACaaataaaagattcaaaatacaaaatcgcCAACATGAACGCACTAAAGTTCATCAACTCGAAttcgtttttaataattctaaatgggggtttcaatttatttgtttaagctgTGCCTTGGAATAAAAAGTCAATAAATTCTTCGAGAGATAAGAAAAATAAGCATTGCGCtacaataaatcaataaaataaaaataaaacctcaacTTACCCGGTGTTGAAATACaggtagaaaaatacaaaataaaatagttgaaaaattACTTGTTATACGACGTATCTACACTTCTgcagtattaaaataaaaaagcattatACCTACCTTCCAACCCTGGCGAAATAGTTAATTATAAGTTATACAGTatacaaacaaaagttaaaCGAAAAAATGGCCATAGTTTCAAGAACTTTGTCCACTGACAAAACCCATCACCGGCTACGATCGGTAATGAATAGAATTCTGCAAGTTGTATTTCTACTCTGCCTGTCGGCACTGGTGGGTGGAGATGATTCATCTGCTGCGACAGCGGTTCCAAGTCTACAGCAAAGCAGTGTGATGGCTTTAGCGGCAGTGCCGTCTGCTAAACCTCTTGTCGGCTCTATTCTGGACTTTAGCCCCAACTGTTCAGCCGTAACTCACATATTTGAAGGTCGTGGGATACTTTTGGCGGAAATACCACAAAAACCAAGCAATGGTAAGTTAGAATTATTGCTCTTAAAAAATGACAAGGTGTCGTATCGTATTACCATAAGTTTCTCATAACCAGCAACCAGTCTGTTTTGCTTTATTACTTCCGATATTCAAAAACGATGATGATAAAATATGAGTGCAAAAACTGTCTGCAGGAAGGTAGAAtgtaggtttaaaaaaaagttcagatAAAAGATAGTGAATCTTcccttttgtatttaaaaaaaagaacgaacTTAAACCAACACAAACAACCTTCATCCCCTCGCTGCCCCTTCTCTTGTGACCCCTTAAGCACATGCTGCATTCCCAAACCCAATCCCAATTCCCATCCCATAAATTTGCCACCACCGAAGAAACAAAGTAAGTAAAAAAGGACTAGCAAGACgaaaagaattttcataaaaatgccGTACTTCCACTCTAAATGTGCCCCTCATCCGCCACCACTACCACCATCACTTGCCTCTTTCCTCTTGCCAAAGAGCCAGACGGTTCCATTTGAAACGAAACCAACTGAAAtgaaccaaaagaaaaaaattcctcTTGCttctttgatttcattttacCTTGCGTGATGTCTCTTGCTCCGATTCGACTTCTTTGTGCCTTGCCTCTCtccattttaaaagttaaaggaTGTAGAAGCGAGAAAGAATGATATGGAGCAAGAAGGGTAAACAcctcgtcgtagtcgtcgtcatcatcatcatcatcatcgtcgtcgtcgttaacTCTTAACTCTTAACTCAACTAAACTAAACTCATCCACTTTTAAAATTGCGCCTACCTTTCACAGTTTCACTAAAATATGAAGCATTGGCTTTGATTTTTTTAGCAGCCAATGCAATGTAAACTTTTACTAAGTAGTTACGTAGTTTTGGTCCGCGCTTACCCCGCGGCATTCTTGCACCTCTTCTACAACACTGCAAGCCATGAACGTGCATGCATAGTGGACAGTGGGCATGAAGTATGAAGTGTTAAGGGGGAGATCTTGGTTTTTTGCTGCACTGTCTCTTGGTACTTCTTCTACCTGTCTGCAGGTCGGATTGCCCACACATCCTATCCTATCCCAATTCATAccacgacaacaacgacgacgatggcgATGGCTATGACggtgatggcgatggcgatggtgacGGCCACGCTCGCTCGAGGAGAACCAAAACCGAGGATAGTGTACAGGCATCCTTATACGTTATACGATAGGAATGTAATGATATATAATGTGCTGCATCGGTGAACTACGTTGCGTGGACAATTTAATTGTGTTGGTGCTGCTTGGTGGATACGGATAGGCGGCCAAGACCAAGACAAAACCACCATCGACAATAACGACCAAGTGGACTGCCCAGCTCAGCttagttcagttcagttcaCAGCTAAACTTATCTACCTGTTCTACTGATGAATGAAGACGAAGCCAAGATAGGGAACTGCTGCTCTGCTCTGTGTTGATCAGAATCGATTGCTTTATCGTTGCATTTTTCTTCCATGTGTGAATTTTTATACAAGATACAATAAACGAACAAtcgaaagaaaaataacaaaaccatGATATAGGACCAAGTTAAGGTGGAATTGGAAAGAATGTTAGAATGTTGGCACTTGCAGAAATGGTCGCTCTCACGCCATTTTGCGTAAGCTATAATTATAATCATTTTGATCCCTCACTTTAACTGCTTTTATGGGCAACTCTTTAATAGACAAAGCACTTTTATACGaaaactatttattattttagttaagTTAGTAATTGTTTTAGTCAAAGAAAATCGTTTATTTAGCTTTGAAGTTTTTCTTCacctttaaaatgattttaacgaAGTTGCAATCTAATTATACCTTTTTATGAAATGTATTGTTAGGATCAATTCcaaataacaatacaaaatacattacACAAGTTGTAATCGATGTGGGTGTCTGAATGGCGTTCATTTTCGAACACGTTTGCTTCAGGTATCAAGAATcgaacaaacaaacacaaaaacagacaaagaaaataaagttaagtattgagattgttttatgttttgcttTTGTAACTTATTTATCGATCCCAAATCTATGAATATAACCCAATTACCTTGCTTCTGTTAATCCTaaatacaacacaaaatatCTTAACACCCACTTGACATCTGTTTTTAATAACTGCCTATTTCCTTCTGTGTGtgcttattgaaaaaaaacagtCTTTCGAAACATTCTTTTCAAACcaaaattccatttttgattttatcttGTCGGTTAATCAAAAATGCTCATCTATTTATCTATAATGTCACGAAGCttcataaattcaaatttgaatatgtTTGAATTATTGATAAGTGTGTGGGCTATTTTGAATATGCTCACTTTGCATACCCAATACGGAGTTacctttttcaaaactctgactTAACGAATTAACtgacatacataaatatgaacTGCACAGTCTGCGGATTGATAATGAATGCTCTATGAATAAGCGCCACTTTGGCTAATGCTGGGTTTGAGGAGTGACTGACCttagacaaacaaaaagaaacattttaaagaaagacGATTTAAAAGTGTTGGTGTTTTTTGAATGCCTATTTGaggaaatttaattatttgagaGCGTTGAAGGGGCTACTCAGGAACCGCACATGCGGAATAAAATTTCGTTTATTAAACTTTCATCTTGGCCGAACTGTTATGTCCTGTTATTATGTGAACTGATTTTGTTCCCAATTTCTTCTGAAAACTGCAATATTCGGAATAAGAGTCGTTCTCGTCAGATGACCAGTTTCATGTGGCAAGAGAAGAGAGGTGAGAAAAAGGTaaggtaaaattatttttcctcAGGTatttggaatgtttttttttcttcatttttttttggtacgGGACATAAGAGGataaccaacaaaaaagaaaacaagtgaAATCAAAATCAAGTAAAAAGTGGCGATAAAGAAATCTAAAAAGGAAGCCGCCGCCATAGCCTTAGCCGTATCGTTGCGGCACAGTAGAGTCGTTAGGAT
It encodes:
- the LOC129942898 gene encoding ATP-dependent DNA helicase Q5, which gives rise to MSDLTDEEIYAGLQKYFGYTKFKNELQEKAVKCAINTNRDIYVSMPTGSGKSLCFQLPGLLAKKITLVFSPLLALIKDQIDHLGKLKISAESINSKMSTKDRDRVINDLKSINPATRFLYITPEQAATESFQSLLSHLIKYDKLAFVAVDEAHCVSQWGHDFRPDYLKLGFLRQKYLHIPWIALTATASKHVVNDILTQLKLKCPVTTFKTPCFRVNLFYDIVFKNSIEDDFAHLAKFALHCLSDEDKSLPASKRGCGIVYCRTREAAERVAHGISKQKVKAIAYHAGLKSSERSQTQEDWMSGKYTVICATNSFGMGVDKSTVRFVIHWDIPQNVAAYYQESGRAGRDGKQSYCRLYYGKDDVKSITFLLQNDVNRSKNAENANALRAVKNFDEMVKYCESIRCRHKLFSDYFGDPPPKCTNQCDVCKNPKNIEKALDTFHRLSMNSAFKSDISLRDTTDLYEGGRSGFNGAGGRSFAEGHDSDEGESREALNKKAKKDAEDFIRKQFEIRKAITAATLLENEPDAQMSRVKQAQATETKVAGLKNSLRENYLTTLIDVLKANVEKCAIADERPTHDLKYRDFEEIAKEIEYQCFTTNKVVNIYRHSVAKEMSAIRKCTLELRIFPPMKDYVPKKINKHGGSVEYYEQKLKDLQDSASDEVKRTIAASKSKLNKKSSYKKDPHKQTEISSFFEDKSKKSPRDQGSHHIKEIKEEQETDDEDEDFKEELNATSSFVKASALVKKELEHSEEEEIDKTTQPAFVKASVLFKAQKRISHSKSKHNENTLKDDYVKPEKNAFKPKFSEFITIESSPEHENNVHEPKTLTSKASSSMEKEPPSTKRFLSPNVNTDDVDDDVKIKRPKVEHRLSLSEELTKMCKDSSSLKTERPSTSGRVESKAPYSDYSKSNTEMQTKNDRNGTLKKDSSTTHRERKERGNTRGLVEKKVPHSENAKSTSEVPTRNDKNDTNKRDSTATNKERKISQQKQDFETMKKFKATVGDHVVKCLNPYYKINIANKEVFKAVAKKISHLVYSKQLDKDKCKDFVSDIFKKTKMISNDADIEKYVGC